The following coding sequences lie in one Megalodesulfovibrio gigas DSM 1382 = ATCC 19364 genomic window:
- a CDS encoding pyridoxal phosphate-dependent aminotransferase produces MRLAERLQVVKPSATLAVSAKAMELKAQGKKIISLSVGEPDFNTPAHVREAAKAAIDQNFTRYTQVAGIPELRAAVGAYYKKFYDVDVAGKQVVVTNGGKQALYNYFQCVLNPGDEVLIPAPYWVSYPDMVALAGGVPVIVDTLAEHGYKINPADIMRAATAKTRCLVLNSPSNPTGATYTQAELDLLVETCLDKGILVISDEIYDQLVYAPNTPASCAKWFASHPEHIAITNGLAKSFAMTGWRMGWLVAHTPLIDAMDMVQSQSTSNVCSIVQKAALAALTGPWDEVEAMRAAFEQRRNMVMDIIGGWKGVVCPSPAGAFYAFPDVSRYYDHRSPDSVSLCNRLMEEAGVALVPGEAFGAPRCVRLSFALDEATLRTALAAMAQGLGVA; encoded by the coding sequence ATGCGTCTCGCAGAGCGTCTTCAGGTCGTCAAGCCGTCCGCCACGTTGGCAGTCAGCGCCAAGGCCATGGAGCTCAAGGCCCAGGGCAAGAAGATCATCAGCCTCTCCGTGGGCGAGCCGGACTTCAACACCCCGGCCCATGTGCGCGAGGCCGCCAAGGCCGCCATCGACCAGAACTTCACCCGCTACACCCAGGTGGCCGGCATCCCCGAACTGCGCGCCGCCGTGGGCGCCTACTACAAGAAATTTTATGATGTGGATGTGGCCGGCAAGCAGGTGGTGGTCACCAACGGCGGCAAGCAGGCGTTGTACAACTATTTTCAGTGTGTGCTCAATCCGGGCGACGAAGTGCTCATCCCTGCGCCGTACTGGGTGAGCTATCCGGACATGGTGGCCCTGGCCGGCGGCGTGCCGGTGATTGTGGACACCCTGGCCGAGCACGGTTACAAGATCAACCCTGCGGACATCATGCGCGCCGCCACGGCCAAAACGCGCTGCCTGGTGCTCAATTCGCCCTCCAACCCCACCGGCGCCACCTACACCCAGGCGGAATTGGACTTGCTGGTGGAAACGTGCCTCGACAAGGGCATTCTGGTCATTTCCGATGAAATTTACGACCAGCTTGTCTATGCGCCCAACACGCCGGCCTCCTGCGCCAAGTGGTTTGCCAGCCATCCGGAACACATCGCCATCACCAACGGTCTGGCCAAGAGCTTTGCCATGACCGGCTGGCGCATGGGCTGGCTGGTGGCCCACACCCCGCTCATCGATGCCATGGACATGGTGCAGAGCCAGTCCACTTCCAACGTCTGCTCCATCGTGCAGAAGGCCGCCCTGGCCGCCCTCACCGGCCCCTGGGACGAGGTGGAAGCCATGCGCGCCGCCTTTGAACAGCGCCGCAACATGGTCATGGACATCATCGGCGGCTGGAAGGGCGTGGTCTGCCCCAGCCCGGCCGGCGCATTCTATGCCTTCCCGGACGTGTCCCGCTATTACGATCACCGCTCGCCGGATTCCGTCTCCCTGTGCAACCGGTTGATGGAAGAAGCCGGCGTGGCCCTGGTGCCGGGCGAGGCCTTTGGCGCACCGCGCTGCGTGCGGCTTTCCTTTGCCCTGGACGAAGCCACCCTGCGCACGGCCCTGGCGGCCATGGCCCAGGGGCTGGGCGTGGCGTAA
- the sfsA gene encoding DNA/RNA nuclease SfsA codes for MSNRTVRPVHAIPLLPLPSGSRIVSLLRREKRFLVLVQDGDDAFWVHTNNSGSMVGLVREGRRAVISPAPSPKRKLPWTLEMIELTPGREDWVGVNTLTPNRLLAKAFHAGVLQALVGLHGYTLLRPEAPCGESRIDALLMGPQAPPLWVEAKNVTLVEDEVAAFPDAVTVRGRGHLEVLMERVARGERAAVCCCIQRPDGRCFGPADYIDPAFAATFWRALEAGVEVWPLRVSVSPAGMGLAGRLPLAQRPASGQK; via the coding sequence ATGTCCAACCGCACGGTTCGCCCGGTTCACGCGATTCCGCTCCTTCCCCTGCCGTCCGGCTCGCGCATTGTCTCCCTGCTGCGTCGGGAAAAGCGGTTCCTGGTGCTCGTGCAGGATGGCGACGACGCCTTCTGGGTGCACACCAACAACTCCGGCAGCATGGTCGGACTGGTCCGCGAGGGGCGGCGGGCGGTGATCTCCCCTGCGCCTTCGCCCAAGCGCAAGCTGCCGTGGACCCTGGAAATGATCGAGCTGACTCCCGGCCGGGAGGACTGGGTGGGCGTGAACACCCTGACCCCCAACCGCCTGCTCGCCAAGGCCTTTCACGCCGGCGTGCTGCAGGCCCTGGTCGGGCTGCACGGCTATACCCTGCTGCGGCCCGAGGCTCCCTGCGGTGAAAGCCGCATCGACGCCCTGCTCATGGGGCCGCAGGCGCCGCCCTTGTGGGTGGAGGCCAAAAATGTGACCCTGGTGGAAGACGAGGTGGCCGCCTTTCCCGACGCCGTGACCGTGCGCGGCCGGGGGCATCTGGAGGTGCTCATGGAGCGTGTGGCCCGGGGCGAACGCGCCGCCGTGTGCTGCTGCATCCAGCGGCCGGACGGGCGCTGTTTTGGTCCGGCGGACTATATTGACCCTGCTTTTGCCGCAACCTTCTGGCGCGCCCTGGAGGCCGGGGTGGAGGTCTGGCCCCTGCGGGTGTCGGTTTCTCCGGCCGGCATGGGCCTGGCAGGCCGTCTCCCCCTTGCGCAACGGCCGGCTTCGGGGCAGAAATAG
- a CDS encoding motility protein A has protein sequence MDLATVIGIVLSFGLVVGAIVTSGSLLTFIDIPSVLIVGGGTLGTILVNYPLKEILSVIGVAKNAFFAKSESPTEVISRFMEYANRARREGILSLEPIIKEIDDVFLRKGLQLTVDGLEPQAIQEILETEISYLEDRHENGAEILSAFGTFAPAMGMIGTVIGLIMMLQNMSDPSTIGPSMAVALITTFYGAVLSNLIFLPMAGKLKLRSKQEVLIRAMVMEGILAISKGENPRIIEEKLTSYIAPKQRPQPS, from the coding sequence ATGGATCTGGCCACCGTCATTGGCATTGTGCTTTCCTTCGGGCTGGTGGTCGGGGCCATTGTCACGTCCGGCTCCCTGTTAACCTTTATCGACATCCCCTCCGTGCTCATCGTAGGCGGGGGCACCCTCGGCACCATCCTGGTCAATTACCCGCTCAAAGAGATCCTCAGCGTCATCGGCGTGGCCAAAAACGCCTTTTTCGCAAAATCCGAATCGCCCACGGAGGTCATCTCCCGGTTCATGGAGTACGCCAACCGCGCCCGGCGCGAAGGCATCCTCTCCCTGGAACCCATCATCAAGGAGATTGACGACGTGTTTTTGCGCAAGGGCCTGCAACTGACCGTGGACGGCCTGGAGCCCCAGGCCATTCAGGAAATTCTGGAGACAGAAATCTCCTACCTGGAGGATCGCCATGAGAACGGGGCTGAGATCCTGAGTGCCTTCGGTACGTTTGCGCCCGCCATGGGCATGATCGGCACGGTTATCGGGTTGATCATGATGTTGCAGAACATGAGCGATCCGTCCACCATCGGCCCGTCCATGGCCGTGGCGCTCATCACCACGTTTTATGGCGCCGTCCTCTCCAACCTGATATTTCTGCCCATGGCCGGCAAGCTCAAGCTGCGTTCCAAGCAGGAAGTACTCATCCGGGCCATGGTGATGGAAGGCATTCTGGCCATCTCCAAGGGTGAGAATCCGCGTATCATCGAAGAAAAACTCACCAGCTACATTGCGCCCAAGCAGCGGCCGCAACCCAGCTAG
- the era gene encoding GTPase Era produces the protein MEHAAATPHRAGMAALIGPPNVGKSTLLNAIIGEKLAIVTPKPQTTRTQITGIHTVPGLQIVFFDTPGIHQRRGRLNKALLQAAWQSLHEADVAVACLDAAKAQKAGSVAAQVANIKGPLLASGLPLLVVLNKVDQVKDKGLLLPLLQEAAELFPEAEIIPVSALRKDNLDRLVARIAAALPESEPLFPDDQISTAQVRFLAAEIVREKLFLQLRQEVPYGVAVDIEQWEEDPETGFTRISAVIYLTREAHKGMVIGKQGQTLKQIGVLAREEIQELLEAKVHLELFVKVKEDWTENPAMLRELGYQL, from the coding sequence ATGGAACACGCAGCAGCAACCCCCCATCGCGCCGGCATGGCCGCCCTCATCGGGCCGCCCAATGTGGGCAAGTCCACCCTGCTTAATGCCATCATCGGCGAAAAGCTGGCCATCGTCACCCCCAAACCCCAGACCACGCGCACGCAGATCACCGGCATCCACACCGTGCCTGGGTTGCAGATTGTTTTTTTTGATACGCCGGGCATCCACCAGCGCAGAGGCCGGCTGAACAAAGCCCTGCTGCAGGCCGCCTGGCAGAGCCTGCACGAAGCCGACGTGGCCGTGGCCTGCCTGGACGCCGCCAAGGCCCAGAAGGCCGGCAGCGTGGCCGCGCAGGTGGCCAACATCAAGGGACCGCTCCTCGCCTCGGGGCTGCCGCTGTTGGTGGTGCTGAACAAGGTGGACCAGGTGAAGGACAAGGGCCTGCTGCTGCCGCTGCTGCAGGAGGCCGCGGAGCTGTTCCCGGAGGCCGAAATCATCCCGGTGTCTGCCCTGCGCAAGGACAATCTGGACCGCCTGGTGGCGCGCATCGCGGCGGCGTTGCCGGAATCCGAGCCCCTGTTCCCGGACGATCAGATTTCCACGGCCCAGGTGCGGTTTCTGGCGGCGGAGATTGTCCGGGAAAAGCTCTTCCTGCAGCTGCGCCAGGAGGTGCCCTACGGCGTGGCCGTGGATATTGAACAATGGGAAGAGGATCCCGAAACCGGCTTCACCCGCATCAGCGCCGTGATCTACCTGACCCGCGAGGCGCACAAGGGCATGGTCATCGGCAAGCAGGGGCAGACGCTCAAACAGATTGGCGTGCTGGCGCGCGAAGAGATCCAGGAGTTGCTGGAAGCCAAGGTGCATCTGGAACTGTTTGTGAAGGTGAAGGAAGACTGGACCGAAAACCCGGCCATGCTGCGGGAGCTCGGGTATCAACTGTAG
- the fliN gene encoding flagellar motor switch protein FliN: protein MSNDIDQDKLAEEWAAALADQDNPGLDDDPMDMLGGKGAMSSDNALAEEWARALAEDEGDRVKKSRDQDKLSRQAKKADFKDLTDEAKSPRVDNTRRELDFILDIPLDVSAELGRTRLLINELLQLGQGSVVELNKLAGEPLEIYVNGKLVARGEAVVINEKFGVRLTDIISPIERVKQLG from the coding sequence ATGAGCAACGACATCGATCAGGACAAGCTGGCCGAAGAATGGGCCGCAGCCCTTGCGGATCAGGACAACCCGGGCCTGGACGACGACCCCATGGACATGCTCGGCGGCAAGGGAGCCATGTCCAGCGACAATGCACTGGCCGAGGAATGGGCGCGGGCCCTGGCCGAGGACGAAGGCGATCGCGTGAAAAAGTCCCGGGACCAGGACAAGCTCTCCCGACAGGCCAAAAAGGCCGACTTCAAGGATTTGACGGACGAGGCCAAAAGCCCCCGCGTGGACAACACCCGCCGCGAGCTGGATTTCATCCTGGATATCCCCCTGGATGTTTCCGCAGAGCTGGGCCGCACCCGGCTGCTCATCAACGAGCTGCTGCAGCTGGGCCAGGGCTCGGTGGTGGAATTGAACAAGCTGGCCGGCGAGCCGCTGGAAATCTACGTCAACGGCAAGCTGGTGGCCCGGGGCGAGGCGGTGGTCATCAACGAAAAATTCGGCGTCCGCCTCACGGACATCATCAGCCCCATTGAACGGGTCAAACAGCTTGGCTGA
- a CDS encoding OmpA/MotB family protein — protein sequence MPPRKRKKKSGGGEGSWLVTFADLTTLLLTFFVLLLTMCSMDNSIVTRINLYFNTIGHVTTRGAGKVPRNVELVITLLEDPWSIVEKPNRFKELLFPDDIIPPEIDRSTLLENIAVLQRPEGVALVLSDKLIFRPADARITPPARAILERIAEILLAMDAPVNVAGHTGPLDKDADDQYALSKARAEAVLSYLLEYNMFVPRFSLSCYGQDQPPEALRPTAADPGAMLSKSRVEILVKTTPFFRGY from the coding sequence ATGCCCCCGCGCAAACGCAAAAAAAAATCCGGCGGTGGTGAAGGCTCCTGGCTGGTGACCTTTGCCGACCTCACCACCCTGCTGCTGACCTTTTTCGTGCTGCTCTTGACCATGTGCTCCATGGACAATTCGATCGTCACCCGGATCAACCTCTATTTCAACACGATAGGCCATGTCACAACCCGGGGCGCCGGCAAGGTGCCGCGGAACGTCGAGTTGGTGATCACCTTGCTGGAGGACCCATGGTCCATTGTGGAAAAACCAAACCGGTTCAAGGAACTATTGTTCCCTGACGACATCATCCCCCCGGAGATTGACAGAAGCACGCTGCTGGAGAACATTGCCGTGTTGCAACGCCCCGAGGGCGTGGCCCTGGTGCTTTCGGACAAGCTGATTTTCCGGCCGGCCGACGCCCGGATCACCCCCCCGGCCAGGGCCATCCTGGAGCGCATTGCCGAAATTCTCCTGGCCATGGATGCCCCGGTAAACGTGGCCGGCCATACCGGACCACTCGACAAAGACGCCGACGATCAGTACGCCTTGTCCAAGGCCCGCGCCGAAGCCGTGCTGAGCTATTTGCTGGAGTACAACATGTTTGTGCCGCGGTTCTCGCTTTCCTGTTACGGGCAGGACCAGCCCCCCGAGGCTCTCCGCCCCACTGCAGCGGATCCGGGCGCCATGCTTTCCAAAAGCCGGGTGGAAATACTCGTCAAAACCACGCCGTTTTTCCGCGGCTACTAG
- a CDS encoding sensor histidine kinase — MSDRDLSSERAHGAASGSGSRATASASGASGASATSGVSGVSGQPAGHSDLPSSSYSTAKYLSWGSLALTFLAGLALSIVIANQARQTLLAKQQEFGLLLAQNLNHQIYRRFILPTLVGFGRVELRDATQYERLESVINSTIHGLNMLELRIYDLDGVISYSTEAEHVGRQDLMTQDVRRVADRGEPIFAVGKREDVPIWSEWIMPPKPGQVVMKMTYPLRVATDLGDDVHNGTLVGVLEIYQDIAGVYKTVIRFQWIIILNSLGISLLLFLVLLMLIRRVDKISAQRLQETQRLERQLHQNEKLASMGRMVASIAHEIRNPLGIIRSSAELLLKKQGDENSLHGRILKAIFDESRRLSQIVSDFLDYARPKAPRQEPVELATVLDQVLVFLEHECRKCEVQVERQVERGLMLSGDKDLLYRAFYNIVSNGLQAMAGPGTLFVQASRRGETLETVIRDTGPGIDAAIADKLLDPFFTTKDHGTGLGLAITNGIIQSHGGELRLENAPEGGARAVVLLPAA, encoded by the coding sequence ATGTCCGACCGCGATCTCTCCTCCGAGCGTGCACACGGCGCGGCTTCCGGCTCCGGGAGCCGCGCCACTGCTTCGGCGTCCGGCGCATCTGGCGCATCCGCCACATCCGGCGTATCCGGTGTATCCGGGCAGCCGGCGGGCCATTCGGATTTGCCGTCCAGCTCCTACAGCACGGCCAAGTATCTTTCCTGGGGGTCCCTGGCGCTGACCTTTCTGGCCGGGCTGGCGTTGTCCATCGTCATCGCCAACCAGGCCCGGCAGACCCTGCTGGCCAAGCAGCAGGAATTCGGCCTGCTGCTGGCCCAGAATCTCAACCATCAGATTTACCGTCGCTTTATCCTGCCCACCCTGGTGGGCTTTGGCCGCGTGGAACTGCGCGACGCCACCCAGTACGAGCGGCTGGAAAGCGTCATCAATTCCACCATCCACGGGCTGAACATGCTGGAGCTGCGCATCTATGATCTGGATGGCGTCATCTCCTACAGCACCGAGGCCGAGCATGTGGGCCGCCAGGATCTCATGACCCAGGACGTGCGCCGCGTGGCCGATCGCGGGGAGCCCATCTTCGCCGTGGGCAAGCGCGAGGACGTGCCCATCTGGTCCGAATGGATCATGCCGCCGAAGCCGGGGCAGGTGGTGATGAAAATGACCTACCCCCTGCGCGTGGCCACGGACCTGGGCGACGACGTGCACAACGGCACCCTGGTGGGCGTGCTGGAAATCTACCAGGACATTGCCGGCGTCTACAAGACGGTCATCCGGTTTCAGTGGATCATCATCCTCAATTCCTTGGGTATTTCCCTGCTGCTGTTCCTGGTCCTGCTCATGCTCATTCGCCGGGTGGACAAGATCAGCGCCCAGCGCCTGCAGGAAACGCAGCGCCTGGAGCGCCAGTTGCACCAGAACGAGAAGCTGGCCAGCATGGGCCGCATGGTGGCTTCCATTGCTCACGAGATTCGCAATCCCCTGGGCATCATCCGCAGTTCCGCGGAACTGCTCCTCAAGAAGCAGGGGGACGAGAACAGCCTGCACGGCCGCATCCTCAAGGCCATTTTTGACGAATCCCGCCGCCTGTCGCAGATTGTCAGCGATTTTCTGGATTACGCCCGGCCCAAGGCCCCCCGCCAGGAGCCCGTGGAGCTGGCCACCGTGCTTGACCAGGTGCTTGTTTTTCTGGAACATGAATGCCGCAAGTGCGAGGTGCAGGTGGAACGCCAGGTGGAGCGGGGCCTGATGCTTTCCGGCGACAAGGATTTGCTGTACCGTGCGTTCTACAATATCGTGTCCAACGGCCTGCAGGCCATGGCCGGGCCGGGAACCCTCTTTGTGCAGGCCTCCCGGCGCGGCGAGACCCTGGAAACCGTGATCCGCGACACCGGCCCCGGCATTGATGCCGCCATCGCGGACAAGCTGCTGGACCCGTTCTTCACCACCAAGGACCATGGCACCGGGCTGGGCCTGGCCATCACCAACGGCATCATTCAAAGCCACGGCGGCGAGCTGCGGCTGGAGAACGCGCCCGAAGGCGGCGCTCGCGCCGTGGTGCTTTTGCCGGCCGCGTAA
- a CDS encoding flagellar basal body-associated FliL family protein — MPEIDADQPKKKGSMLKWIIILLLLLLLGGGGYFAYTTFFAASGNATEAASENPNAQAQGKPGDIQMVTLPTFLVNLADPLGRRYLKMTLDVELVNKAAAEELGKQTPKVRDAIILLLSSKSYADLATPESKLVLKNEVVERLNLILGGARVRNVYFTDMVIQ, encoded by the coding sequence GTGCCTGAAATCGATGCCGATCAGCCCAAGAAAAAAGGCAGCATGCTCAAGTGGATCATCATCCTGCTGCTCCTGCTGCTGCTTGGCGGCGGTGGGTATTTTGCCTACACCACCTTCTTTGCCGCCTCGGGCAACGCCACGGAGGCTGCGTCCGAGAACCCCAACGCACAGGCCCAGGGCAAGCCGGGAGACATCCAAATGGTCACCCTGCCCACCTTCCTGGTGAACCTGGCGGACCCCCTGGGACGGCGCTACCTCAAAATGACCCTGGACGTGGAACTGGTGAACAAGGCCGCCGCCGAAGAGCTGGGCAAGCAGACGCCCAAAGTCCGCGATGCCATCATCCTGCTGCTCTCCAGCAAGAGCTATGCGGATCTGGCCACCCCGGAAAGCAAGCTGGTGCTCAAGAATGAGGTGGTGGAACGGCTCAACCTCATCCTGGGCGGCGCGCGTGTGCGCAACGTGTACTTTACGGACATGGTGATCCAGTAA
- a CDS encoding YggS family pyridoxal phosphate-dependent enzyme, giving the protein MSYDYIADNVARIRQELDAACHAAGRDPAGVALVAVSKFHPAAAVAAAAAAGCTVFGESYVQECLEKQAALAHLPVQWHFIGHIQSRKARELAGRAALIHAVDSLKVATLLHKHAQEQCTVQPILLQVNVGCEAQKHGVPPENLEALARQVVQLEAPSHGGIRLDGLMCLPPWLEDPEAVRPFFAQLATLRDRLQQTLGRHLPHLSMGMSHDFMQAVAEGATLVRIGTAIFGERPCTHAA; this is encoded by the coding sequence ATGTCATACGACTATATTGCTGACAATGTTGCGCGTATTCGCCAGGAACTTGACGCCGCCTGCCATGCTGCCGGAAGAGATCCGGCCGGGGTTGCCTTGGTGGCGGTGTCCAAATTCCACCCTGCCGCCGCCGTGGCCGCCGCGGCCGCGGCAGGGTGCACGGTGTTTGGCGAAAGTTACGTGCAGGAATGCCTGGAAAAGCAGGCCGCCCTGGCGCACTTGCCCGTCCAGTGGCACTTCATCGGCCACATCCAGAGCCGCAAGGCCAGGGAGCTGGCCGGCAGGGCCGCGCTCATCCATGCCGTGGATTCGCTGAAGGTGGCAACCTTATTGCATAAACACGCGCAGGAACAATGCACGGTGCAACCCATTCTGCTGCAGGTAAACGTGGGATGCGAGGCGCAAAAACACGGCGTCCCCCCGGAGAATCTGGAAGCCCTGGCCCGGCAGGTGGTGCAGCTGGAGGCCCCCTCCCATGGCGGCATCCGGCTGGATGGCCTGATGTGCCTGCCGCCATGGCTGGAGGATCCCGAGGCGGTGCGGCCGTTTTTCGCCCAACTGGCCACCTTGCGGGACCGGCTGCAGCAGACGCTGGGCCGGCACCTGCCGCATCTTTCCATGGGCATGAGCCACGATTTCATGCAGGCAGTGGCCGAGGGGGCCACCCTGGTGCGCATTGGCACGGCAATTTTCGGGGAACGCCCCTGCACACACGCGGCGTAG
- a CDS encoding OmpA/MotB family protein, translating into MAKREKKEKPAPGVPAWMITFTDLMTLLLTFFVLLVSMATLDEQRKLVTLGSVLGTFGMGDAGIDARSTKHNKSTVEPGPMEDVPALERLKDMLWEDLENDLDFRSNKFIEVLSLTADVLFEPGGTTMSQRGKEIIDRILPVLLRIEQPLLLAGHASVAREEVADYMVKFDAEGLDFSWDLSLDRVMSLYLYLLSRGMDPAKLRVEAYGQYHPIHTNQTAEGRRKNRRVDIVLDKRNANWERVLASPRADELRGVFEYKDFRFEIRSPVQREAQQDEGN; encoded by the coding sequence ATGGCCAAGCGGGAGAAAAAGGAGAAGCCGGCGCCGGGTGTCCCGGCCTGGATGATCACCTTCACCGATCTCATGACCCTGCTGCTGACCTTTTTCGTGCTGCTGGTGAGCATGGCCACCCTGGACGAACAGCGCAAACTCGTGACCCTGGGATCTGTGCTTGGGACCTTCGGCATGGGGGATGCCGGCATTGATGCGCGCTCCACAAAACACAACAAGTCCACCGTGGAACCCGGCCCCATGGAAGACGTCCCGGCCCTTGAGCGCCTCAAGGACATGCTGTGGGAAGATTTGGAAAACGATCTGGACTTCCGCTCCAACAAGTTCATCGAGGTGCTTTCCCTGACTGCGGACGTGCTCTTCGAGCCCGGCGGCACCACCATGTCCCAGCGGGGCAAGGAAATTATCGACCGCATCCTGCCCGTGCTCCTGCGCATTGAACAGCCTTTGCTTCTGGCTGGGCACGCCTCCGTGGCGCGGGAAGAAGTCGCCGATTATATGGTGAAATTCGATGCCGAGGGCCTGGACTTCTCCTGGGATTTGTCCCTGGATCGGGTGATGAGCCTGTACCTCTACCTGCTCTCCCGCGGCATGGACCCGGCCAAGCTGCGTGTGGAGGCATACGGCCAATACCATCCCATCCACACCAACCAGACCGCCGAAGGCCGACGCAAAAACCGCCGCGTGGACATCGTGCTGGACAAACGTAACGCCAACTGGGAACGTGTGCTCGCCAGCCCCCGGGCAGACGAATTGCGCGGCGTGTTCGAATACAAGGATTTCCGCTTTGAAATCCGCTCGCCGGTGCAGCGCGAAGCGCAGCAAGACGAGGGAAACTAG
- a CDS encoding sigma-54-dependent transcriptional regulator yields MSTNILCLDDEPNYLLILEAMLSDAGYSVTALSDPETALAYLDESDVDVIITDMKMPRMTGQDVLEHVKKNHPHIPVMIMTAFGSIEGAVEAMKIGAFDYITKPFSNEELLLSASKAMKMSATQRQFRILQESMEERYGLHQIIGRSKPMRDVLAMVDRAAPSRSTVLITGESGTGKELVAKAIHFASPRQKNPFISVNCMALNPGVLESELFGHEKGSFTGAVARKRGRFELADSGTLFLDEIGELSPETQVKLLRVLQERIFERVGGAESIEVDIRIVTATNRDLLECVKEGTFREDLYYRLNVVHIQLPPLRERREDIPLLVAHFINKYAELNKMPVKAIAPEAMDYLCAYEWPGNIRQLENVVERCMVLAPGEAIGVEDLPPEIKDEESQFKSAVDLLPARLDLADTLEKIEAALVRRALIRNDFVQTKASEALGISKSLMQYKLKKYKISTGM; encoded by the coding sequence ATGTCTACGAATATTCTCTGCCTGGACGACGAGCCGAACTACCTGCTCATCCTGGAAGCCATGCTTTCGGACGCCGGCTATTCCGTCACGGCCCTCTCGGACCCGGAAACCGCCCTGGCCTACCTGGATGAAAGCGATGTGGACGTGATCATCACGGACATGAAAATGCCCCGGATGACCGGCCAGGACGTGCTGGAACACGTCAAAAAAAACCATCCGCACATCCCGGTGATGATCATGACCGCCTTCGGCTCCATCGAAGGCGCGGTGGAGGCCATGAAGATCGGGGCCTTCGACTACATCACCAAGCCCTTTTCCAACGAGGAGCTGCTGCTTTCCGCCTCCAAAGCCATGAAGATGAGCGCCACGCAGCGCCAGTTCCGCATCCTGCAGGAATCCATGGAGGAGCGCTACGGCCTGCACCAGATTATCGGCCGCTCCAAACCCATGCGCGATGTGCTGGCCATGGTGGACCGCGCCGCGCCCTCGCGCTCCACGGTGCTCATTACCGGCGAGTCGGGCACGGGCAAGGAACTGGTGGCCAAGGCCATCCATTTCGCATCCCCCAGGCAAAAAAATCCTTTTATTTCTGTCAACTGCATGGCGCTGAACCCCGGCGTGCTGGAAAGCGAGCTCTTTGGCCACGAGAAGGGCTCCTTCACCGGGGCCGTGGCCCGCAAGCGCGGCCGCTTTGAGCTGGCCGATTCGGGCACGTTGTTTCTGGACGAGATCGGCGAGCTGTCGCCGGAAACGCAGGTCAAGCTGTTGCGGGTGCTCCAGGAGCGGATCTTCGAACGCGTGGGCGGCGCCGAGTCCATCGAGGTGGACATCCGCATCGTGACCGCCACCAATCGCGATCTGCTGGAATGCGTCAAGGAAGGCACCTTTCGGGAAGACTTGTACTACCGGCTCAACGTGGTGCACATCCAGCTGCCGCCCCTGCGGGAACGGCGGGAGGACATCCCCCTGCTGGTGGCGCACTTCATCAACAAGTATGCAGAACTGAACAAGATGCCCGTCAAGGCCATTGCGCCGGAGGCCATGGATTACCTCTGCGCCTACGAGTGGCCCGGCAACATCCGCCAGTTGGAGAACGTGGTGGAGCGCTGCATGGTGCTGGCGCCGGGGGAGGCCATCGGCGTGGAGGATCTGCCCCCCGAAATCAAGGACGAGGAAAGCCAGTTCAAGAGCGCCGTGGATCTGCTGCCCGCCCGACTGGATCTGGCCGATACCCTGGAGAAAATCGAGGCCGCCCTGGTCCGCCGGGCGCTCATCCGCAACGACTTTGTGCAGACCAAGGCCTCCGAGGCCCTGGGCATCTCCAAGAGCCTGATGCAGTACAAGTTGAAGAAATACAAGATATCCACGGGGATGTAG